The proteins below come from a single Plantactinospora sp. KBS50 genomic window:
- a CDS encoding anti-sigma regulatory factor — MTQLSTPPTDDDVVLLTVPADGGYLGVLRTATAGLAARLHFALDEIEDLRIAVDEACAMLLAIAGRNAELCCRFAVTDDALTVEVSVPVRSGSRLPPESSFAWKVLTALTTSAMATAADGVVTIALLTRRGSSAR, encoded by the coding sequence GTGACGCAGTTGAGCACACCGCCCACGGACGACGATGTCGTCCTGCTCACGGTGCCCGCCGACGGCGGCTACCTCGGGGTGCTGCGGACCGCCACGGCCGGGCTCGCGGCCCGGCTGCACTTCGCGCTCGACGAGATCGAGGATCTTCGCATCGCGGTGGACGAGGCGTGCGCGATGCTGCTGGCCATCGCGGGCCGCAACGCGGAACTGTGCTGCCGGTTCGCCGTCACCGACGACGCCCTGACGGTCGAGGTGAGCGTGCCGGTCCGCTCGGGTTCCCGGCTGCCACCGGAGTCGTCGTTCGCCTGGAAGGTGCTGACCGCGCTCACCACCTCGGCGATGGCGACGGCCGCCGACGGGGTGGTCACCATCGCGCTGCTGACCCGGCGCGGCTCCAGCGCCCGCTGA
- a CDS encoding diacylglycerol kinase family protein: MRAVLVVNPKATTTSERSRDILVRALRSEVDLTVEYTRRRGHGVALGQAAVLQGVDLVVTLGGDGTVNEVVNGLMTAPESADGPTRPRPLPRLAVVPGGSTNVFARALGMPREWSESAGVILEALREGRSRTVGLGRADDRYFTFCAGFGLDAAVVRRVERARHRGRRSSPALYLTATMQQFLVGTERRDPAIALERPGEDAIEDLATVLIQNTAPWTFLGERAVNPNPEASFDRGLDLLALRRLRVPSTTRTVTQILSRHADPRGKQVLRLHDLDEFSLVARRPQAFQLDGDYLGERDKVRFTSVPAALRVIC; the protein is encoded by the coding sequence ATGCGGGCGGTCCTGGTGGTCAACCCGAAGGCCACCACCACGAGTGAACGCAGCCGGGACATCCTGGTCCGGGCCCTGCGCAGTGAGGTCGACCTCACCGTCGAGTACACCCGACGGCGTGGACACGGGGTGGCGCTCGGGCAGGCCGCGGTCCTGCAGGGGGTCGACCTGGTGGTCACCCTGGGCGGCGACGGCACCGTCAACGAGGTGGTCAACGGGTTGATGACCGCGCCCGAGTCCGCCGACGGTCCGACCCGCCCCCGACCCCTCCCCCGGCTGGCCGTCGTCCCCGGCGGATCCACGAACGTCTTCGCGCGCGCCCTCGGCATGCCGCGGGAGTGGTCCGAGAGCGCCGGCGTGATCCTGGAGGCGCTCCGCGAGGGCCGGTCCCGCACCGTCGGGCTCGGCCGCGCGGACGACCGGTACTTCACCTTCTGCGCGGGGTTCGGGCTGGACGCCGCCGTGGTGCGCCGGGTGGAGCGGGCTCGGCATCGCGGCCGGCGGTCCAGCCCCGCCCTCTACCTCACCGCCACCATGCAGCAGTTCCTCGTCGGCACCGAGCGCCGGGACCCGGCCATCGCGCTGGAGCGCCCCGGCGAGGATGCGATCGAGGACCTGGCCACGGTCCTCATCCAGAACACGGCTCCGTGGACCTTCCTCGGCGAGCGTGCGGTGAATCCCAATCCCGAGGCCTCGTTCGACCGGGGTCTCGATCTGCTCGCCCTGCGCCGCCTGCGCGTACCGAGCACCACACGTACGGTGACGCAAATCCTGTCGCGACACGCCGATCCACGCGGTAAACAGGTCCTGCGGCTGCACGACCTGGACGAGTTCAGCCTGGTGGCACGGCGCCCGCAGGCGTTCCAGCTGGACGGCGACTACCTTGGCGAGCGAGACAAGGTGCGTTTTACCTCCGTACCGGCAGCACTAAGAGTAATCTGCTAG
- a CDS encoding GNAT family N-acetyltransferase, whose protein sequence is MVHELAEFERAPERCRLTVEQLHAALFPVDRPAALFGHLAVDAGGEPLGTALWFLNFSTWAGVHGIYLEDLYVRPAARGAGVGRRLLATLAAICVDRGYERFEWWMLNWNPAADFYRSVGAERMDEWAPYRLSGSALRRLAGQTGPVPPARAADLPTG, encoded by the coding sequence ATGGTGCACGAGTTGGCCGAGTTCGAGCGGGCGCCCGAGCGGTGCCGGCTCACCGTGGAACAACTGCACGCCGCGCTCTTTCCCGTGGACCGTCCGGCGGCGCTGTTCGGCCACCTCGCGGTGGACGCCGGCGGCGAGCCGCTGGGCACCGCCCTGTGGTTCCTCAACTTCTCCACCTGGGCCGGCGTGCACGGCATCTACCTGGAGGACCTCTACGTCCGCCCGGCGGCCCGGGGCGCCGGCGTCGGCCGGCGGCTGCTCGCCACGCTGGCGGCCATCTGCGTGGACCGGGGATACGAGCGGTTCGAATGGTGGATGCTCAACTGGAACCCGGCGGCCGACTTCTACCGGTCCGTCGGAGCCGAGCGGATGGACGAGTGGGCGCCGTACCGGCTCTCCGGGTCCGCGCTGCGCCGGCTCGCCGGGCAGACCGGCCCGGTCCCGCCGGCCCGGGCGGCCGATCTTCCGACCGGGTAG